The following proteins are co-located in the Neisseria sp. Marseille-Q6792 genome:
- a CDS encoding transcriptional regulator NrdR produces MKCPFCSHPDTRVADSRLMEERNTVRRRRHCPNCGKRFGTLETVELKMPAVIGPDKKRSPFNAQRLRNDLTAAARKSALTPEQIDETVRLTEHRLYTSGLRDIPSAELADMVLKELLEHNTEAAVRFAALHKHFDNPADFASWLAQAVKTDRKA; encoded by the coding sequence ATGAAATGCCCGTTTTGCAGCCACCCGGACACCCGAGTTGCCGATTCCCGCCTGATGGAAGAGCGCAATACCGTCCGCCGCCGCCGCCACTGCCCCAACTGCGGCAAACGCTTCGGCACACTCGAAACCGTCGAACTCAAAATGCCCGCCGTCATAGGTCCGGACAAAAAACGTTCGCCCTTCAATGCACAACGTCTCCGCAACGACCTGACCGCCGCCGCCCGAAAATCCGCCCTGACACCCGAACAGATTGACGAAACCGTCCGCCTGACGGAACACAGGCTCTACACTTCGGGTCTTCGCGACATCCCCTCTGCCGAACTTGCCGACATGGTGCTAAAAGAGCTGCTTGAGCACAACACGGAAGCCGCCGTCCGTTTCGCCGCACTGCACAAACACTTCGACAATCCGGCAGACTTTGCCTCGTGGCTGGCGCAAGCCGTCAAAACAGACCGCAAAGCCTGA
- a CDS encoding class II glutamine amidotransferase — translation MCQLLGMNCNTPTDIMFSFEGFRRRGGITDHHADGFGIGFFEGKGVRLFHDDKPSANSPVADLVRAYQIKSENVVAHIRKASQGQTSLANTHPFMREMWGGYWLFAHNGHLVDFFPAQGEFFHPVGTTDSERAFCHILNRLRTRFAARPDDETLFDAIAGLTHEIRKFGLFNFMLSDGISLFAHASTLLHYIVRQAPFGKARLLDDDVMVDFAEVTTPDDRVAVIATLPLTRDESWSQLAVNELVMFREGKIILNDRPRNPVYMSTEEGLEIARAAGVSV, via the coding sequence ATGTGTCAACTGCTGGGCATGAACTGCAATACGCCGACCGATATTATGTTTTCCTTTGAAGGCTTCCGCCGCAGGGGCGGCATTACCGACCATCACGCCGACGGTTTCGGCATCGGGTTCTTCGAAGGCAAAGGCGTGCGCCTGTTCCATGACGACAAGCCGAGTGCAAACTCCCCCGTCGCCGACCTCGTACGCGCCTACCAGATTAAATCGGAAAACGTCGTCGCCCATATCCGCAAAGCATCGCAAGGACAAACCTCGCTGGCGAACACTCATCCCTTTATGCGCGAAATGTGGGGCGGCTACTGGCTGTTTGCACACAACGGACATTTGGTCGACTTCTTTCCCGCACAGGGCGAATTTTTCCATCCCGTCGGCACAACCGACTCCGAACGCGCGTTCTGCCACATCCTCAACCGTCTGCGCACCCGCTTTGCCGCCCGTCCCGACGACGAAACCCTGTTTGACGCGATTGCGGGGCTGACACACGAAATCCGCAAGTTCGGGCTGTTTAACTTTATGCTTTCAGACGGCATTTCCCTGTTTGCCCACGCCAGCACACTGCTGCACTACATCGTCCGCCAAGCCCCGTTCGGCAAGGCACGTCTGCTCGACGACGATGTAATGGTCGATTTTGCCGAAGTAACCACGCCGGACGACCGCGTTGCCGTTATCGCCACCCTGCCGCTGACCCGCGACGAATCATGGTCCCAACTTGCCGTAAACGAACTGGTCATGTTCCGCGAAGGCAAAATTATTTTAAACGACCGACCCCGTAACCCCGTCTATATGAGTACCGAAGAAGGCCTGGAAATCGCACGCGCAGCCGGCGTATCGGTTTGA
- the aroB gene encoding 3-dehydroquinate synthase encodes MKTLNVHAPSHTYPIFIGNGLIRQASSLLQPYLGKRAAIITNETVAPLYLDTLQTALNAAGIPHFSIILPDGEAYKNWQTLNLIFDGLIQNRAERKTTLIALGGGVIGDMVGFAAATYQRGVPFIQIPTTLLSQVDSSVGGKTAINHPLGKNMIGAFYQPQAVLADLDTLHTLPVRELSAGMAEVIKYGALGDIGFFEWLEQNISGLMTLDKGKLAEAVYRCCQMKADIVAQDETEQGIRAWLNLGHTFGHAIETEMGYGTWLHGEAVAAGCVLAARLSEQLGNISAADTARLAALFEAARLPSAPPVFPFEKWLEHMSHDKKVSGGIMRFIGLKRLGEAVITEITDTDILRRTLQPYL; translated from the coding sequence ATGAAAACACTGAACGTACACGCACCTTCGCACACCTACCCTATCTTTATCGGCAACGGACTGATACGGCAGGCCAGCAGCCTGCTCCAACCGTATCTTGGCAAACGCGCCGCCATCATTACCAACGAAACCGTCGCCCCACTCTACCTCGACACGCTTCAGACGGCATTGAATGCGGCAGGCATTCCCCATTTCAGCATCATCCTGCCCGACGGCGAGGCGTACAAAAACTGGCAGACGCTCAACCTTATTTTTGACGGACTGATTCAAAACCGCGCCGAACGTAAAACCACACTCATCGCACTGGGCGGCGGCGTTATCGGCGACATGGTCGGCTTTGCCGCCGCCACCTACCAGCGCGGTGTCCCATTCATTCAAATACCGACTACGCTGTTAAGCCAGGTTGACTCATCGGTTGGCGGCAAAACCGCCATCAACCACCCGCTCGGCAAAAATATGATCGGCGCGTTTTACCAGCCTCAGGCGGTGCTTGCCGACTTGGACACGCTGCACACCCTGCCCGTCCGCGAATTGTCCGCCGGTATGGCGGAAGTCATCAAATACGGCGCGCTCGGCGACATCGGTTTTTTCGAATGGCTCGAACAAAACATATCCGGACTGATGACGCTCGATAAAGGAAAACTCGCCGAAGCCGTGTACCGTTGCTGCCAAATGAAGGCAGACATCGTCGCACAGGACGAGACCGAACAAGGCATACGTGCATGGCTCAACCTCGGACACACCTTCGGACACGCCATTGAAACCGAGATGGGTTACGGCACTTGGCTGCATGGAGAAGCCGTCGCCGCCGGCTGCGTGTTGGCGGCGCGTTTGTCCGAACAACTGGGCAACATCTCCGCCGCAGATACCGCACGGCTCGCCGCCCTGTTTGAAGCCGCCAGACTGCCGTCCGCACCGCCCGTGTTCCCATTCGAAAAATGGCTCGAACATATGAGCCACGATAAAAAAGTCAGCGGCGGCATCATGCGCTTTATCGGATTAAAGAGGCTGGGAGAAGCCGTCATCACCGAAATCACTGATACGGACATCCTCCGCCGCACCCTGCAACCTTATCTCTGA
- a CDS encoding shikimate kinase yields the protein MKNFTDKLILIGLMGAGKTTLGRQVARSLNYRFYDCDHEISAAAGVSIPTIFEMEGEQGFRSRETAMLKKLVILPHIVLSTGGGTVLKEENRALIRKSGTVVYLHAPPETLLERTRCDSSRPLLQVADPLGRLRELYTARDPLYRQTADFTIESGNCRQTIQTLLNLLSE from the coding sequence ATGAAAAATTTTACCGACAAACTTATCCTCATCGGGCTGATGGGCGCGGGCAAAACCACTCTGGGCAGACAGGTTGCCCGCTCCCTAAATTACCGCTTTTACGACTGCGACCATGAAATTTCGGCAGCCGCCGGCGTTTCCATCCCCACCATATTTGAAATGGAAGGCGAACAGGGATTCCGTTCGCGCGAAACCGCCATGCTCAAAAAGCTGGTTATCCTGCCCCATATCGTCCTGTCCACCGGCGGCGGCACGGTGTTAAAAGAAGAAAACCGCGCCCTTATCCGCAAAAGCGGCACGGTCGTCTATCTGCACGCCCCACCCGAAACCCTGCTCGAACGGACGCGCTGCGACAGTAGCCGCCCCCTTTTACAAGTTGCCGATCCCTTGGGCAGATTGCGCGAACTCTACACCGCACGCGACCCGCTTTACAGGCAAACCGCCGACTTCACTATCGAATCGGGAAACTGCCGGCAAACCATACAAACCCTGCTCAACCTTTTATCCGAATAA
- the pilQ gene encoding type IV pilus secretin PilQ, whose product MNTKLTKIISGLFIATAAFQTASAGNITDIKVSSLPNKQKIIKVSFDKEVVSPTGFVTSSPARIALDFEQTGISMDQQVLEYADSLLNKISAAQNSNRARLVLNLNKPSQYNTEVRGNEVWILINESSDTTSAPVRAPAQTVPRTQPSAPFSESVVSVSAPFSPAAAQQTAAMPAKQTNIDFRKDSKNTGIVELSALGFSGQPDIRQQRDRVIVTLKNHTLTTAQQRSLDVADFKTPVQNVTLRRINNDTQLIIKMTGNWEFINKSVSAGRFTFQILPKKQDLESSGLSNTPKTFKGRKISLDFQDVEVRTILQILAKESDTNIVASDTVNGKMTLSLKDVPWDQALDLVMQARNLDMRQQGNIINIAPRDELLAKDKAFLQAEKEIAELGSLYSQNFQLKYKNVEEFRKILRLDEIDSTNSRNTLLSNRGSALIDPATNTLIVTDTRSVIEKFRKLIDELDVPAQQVMIEARIVEATDGFARDLGVKFGYGGTNRQTAWGFNSGSGGISAANNGGTGGNTGASSGRWSVNTNINLPVAAAANSIALVRALSSGALNLELSASEQLSKTKTLANPRVLTQNRQEAKIESGTEIPYQDTSTSGSSTSTTTTFKKAVLGLVVTPNITPDGQIIMNVKINKDTPIDCRVKNEATKCIQTKNLDTQAMVENGGTLIVGGIYEEENGNTLTKIPLLGDIPVIGNLFKTRQNSQSRRELLIFITPRIMDTVGSNLRY is encoded by the coding sequence ATGAATACAAAACTGACGAAAATTATTTCCGGTCTGTTTATCGCAACCGCTGCCTTTCAGACGGCATCGGCAGGAAACATCACAGATATTAAGGTTTCTTCCTTACCCAATAAACAAAAAATCATCAAAGTCAGCTTTGATAAAGAGGTTGTGAGCCCTACCGGTTTTGTAACCTCCTCACCTGCACGTATTGCTTTAGACTTTGAACAAACCGGCATTTCTATGGATCAGCAAGTTCTAGAATATGCAGATTCCCTGTTAAACAAAATTAGCGCGGCTCAAAACAGCAACCGTGCGCGCTTAGTTCTTAATTTGAACAAACCAAGCCAGTACAATACCGAAGTACGAGGAAACGAAGTTTGGATTCTTATTAATGAATCTTCCGATACCACATCAGCTCCTGTACGCGCACCCGCACAAACCGTACCGCGAACACAACCTTCCGCCCCATTTAGCGAATCCGTAGTATCCGTATCCGCACCATTTAGCCCTGCCGCCGCGCAACAAACGGCTGCAATGCCGGCAAAACAAACCAATATCGACTTCCGCAAAGACAGCAAGAATACCGGTATAGTCGAATTGTCTGCCTTAGGTTTTTCCGGACAACCCGACATCCGCCAACAACGCGACCGAGTAATCGTTACCCTGAAAAACCACACCCTGACAACTGCACAACAACGCAGCCTGGACGTGGCAGACTTCAAAACACCGGTACAAAACGTTACCCTGAGACGTATTAACAACGATACCCAGCTCATTATCAAAATGACCGGTAACTGGGAATTCATCAACAAATCCGTATCTGCAGGACGTTTTACCTTTCAAATCCTGCCTAAAAAACAAGATCTCGAATCTAGCGGTTTAAGCAATACCCCAAAAACCTTCAAAGGCAGAAAAATCTCCCTTGACTTCCAAGATGTCGAAGTTCGCACTATCTTGCAAATCTTAGCAAAAGAATCCGATACCAATATCGTTGCCAGTGATACTGTCAACGGTAAAATGACCCTCTCCCTTAAAGACGTACCTTGGGATCAGGCCCTGGATCTGGTTATGCAGGCACGCAATCTGGATATGCGCCAACAAGGAAATATTATCAACATCGCACCCCGCGACGAACTGCTTGCCAAAGATAAAGCCTTCCTACAGGCAGAAAAAGAAATTGCCGAACTCGGTTCCCTCTATTCTCAGAACTTCCAATTAAAATATAAAAATGTGGAAGAGTTCCGCAAAATCCTTCGTTTGGATGAAATTGACAGCACCAACTCACGCAATACGCTTCTAAGTAACCGCGGCAGTGCATTGATTGACCCTGCCACCAATACCCTGATTGTTACCGATACCCGCAGCGTCATTGAGAAATTCCGCAAACTGATTGACGAATTGGACGTACCTGCGCAACAAGTCATGATTGAAGCGCGTATCGTTGAAGCAACCGACGGTTTCGCACGCGACTTGGGTGTAAAATTCGGTTACGGAGGCACCAACCGGCAAACCGCATGGGGATTCAACTCCGGAAGCGGCGGGATTTCCGCAGCGAATAACGGCGGAACAGGCGGCAATACCGGAGCATCCAGCGGACGTTGGTCGGTCAACACCAACATCAACCTGCCGGTTGCCGCTGCCGCAAACAGCATCGCACTGGTACGCGCACTTTCGTCCGGTGCCCTGAACCTGGAACTGTCAGCATCTGAGCAACTTTCCAAAACCAAAACGCTTGCTAATCCGCGCGTGCTGACCCAAAACCGTCAGGAAGCCAAAATCGAATCCGGTACGGAAATTCCTTACCAAGATACTTCAACCTCAGGTAGCAGCACCAGTACGACCACAACCTTCAAAAAAGCCGTATTGGGCTTGGTTGTTACCCCGAATATCACTCCTGACGGTCAAATCATCATGAATGTCAAAATCAATAAAGACACTCCGATTGACTGCCGTGTGAAAAACGAAGCAACCAAATGTATCCAAACCAAAAATCTGGATACTCAAGCAATGGTTGAAAACGGCGGCACATTGATTGTCGGCGGCATTTATGAAGAAGAAAACGGTAATACGCTGACCAAAATCCCCTTGTTGGGCGATATTCCCGTCATCGGCAACCTGTTCAAAACGCGCCAAAACAGCCAAAGCCGTCGCGAACTGCTGATTTTCATTACTCCGAGAATTATGGATACGGTCGGCAGCAACCTGCGCTATTAA
- a CDS encoding pilus assembly protein PilP, translating to MKYYAILTSLLVLSACSQNSDELNEWMAQTRREAKAEIIPFQAPTLPVSPVYSPPQLTGLNAFDFHRMETAKKGENAPDTNRVKETLEKFSLENIRYVGILKSDKKISGFVEAEGYVYTVGIGNYLGQNYGKIQDITENSIILNELIEDSTGNWVSRKAELLLQPSDKNTDTEQAAASAKEQN from the coding sequence ATGAAATATTACGCCATACTCACTAGCCTTTTGGTCCTATCTGCGTGCTCCCAAAATTCCGATGAACTAAACGAATGGATGGCTCAAACAAGGCGTGAAGCCAAAGCAGAAATCATACCTTTCCAAGCCCCAACCCTACCGGTTTCACCGGTATACAGCCCCCCGCAACTTACAGGACTAAATGCATTTGACTTCCACCGCATGGAAACTGCCAAAAAAGGGGAAAATGCTCCCGATACAAACCGTGTTAAAGAAACACTGGAAAAATTCAGCTTAGAAAACATACGTTATGTCGGCATCTTAAAATCCGACAAAAAAATATCAGGTTTTGTTGAAGCTGAAGGTTATGTCTATACTGTCGGCATCGGCAACTATTTAGGGCAAAACTACGGTAAAATCCAAGACATTACCGAAAACAGTATCATTTTGAACGAATTGATAGAAGACAGCACAGGCAACTGGGTCTCCCGCAAAGCAGAACTGCTGCTGCAACCTTCCGACAAAAATACCGATACTGAACAAGCGGCAGCATCTGCCAAAGAGCAAAATTAA
- the pilO gene encoding type 4a pilus biogenesis protein PilO: MASNSLKNIDINNLHLLNLPIKLFIALMTIAAILGLGYIGLFENQIESLSEYEAKEVELKDTYKQKSINAASLNNLRDELAAIRSAFNIMLKQLPTDAEIPNLVQELHQAGSSNGLRLDSVMPQPPVDDGPIKRLPYSISITGNYEQISQFTRDVGSLSRIITLESLKIIQSPENGGGSDGKSSILNLSAIATTYKAKSVEELAAEAAQQQAAEAAQNTEQK, from the coding sequence ATGGCTTCTAACTCACTAAAAAACATAGATATTAATAATCTTCATCTGCTTAACTTGCCTATCAAACTGTTTATTGCCCTAATGACCATCGCCGCCATACTGGGGCTTGGTTACATCGGCTTGTTCGAAAATCAAATCGAATCCCTCAGTGAGTACGAGGCCAAAGAGGTTGAACTGAAAGATACCTATAAACAAAAAAGTATTAATGCAGCCAGCCTGAATAACCTGAGAGATGAACTGGCCGCCATCCGTTCCGCTTTTAACATCATGTTAAAACAATTACCTACTGATGCCGAAATTCCCAATTTGGTACAGGAACTTCATCAGGCAGGCTCAAGTAACGGACTACGGTTGGACAGTGTCATGCCTCAGCCCCCGGTTGATGACGGTCCTATTAAAAGATTACCCTATTCCATTTCCATTACCGGGAATTACGAACAAATCAGTCAGTTTACACGGGATGTCGGCAGCCTTTCCCGAATTATTACCCTTGAATCACTGAAAATTATCCAATCCCCGGAAAATGGGGGCGGTTCAGACGGCAAGAGCAGCATCCTGAACCTCAGTGCCATTGCCACCACCTACAAAGCAAAATCCGTAGAAGAACTGGCTGCAGAAGCTGCACAGCAACAAGCTGCAGAAGCAGCGCAAAATACTGAGCAAAAATAA
- a CDS encoding PilN domain-containing protein encodes MNNLIKINLLPYREEINKRKQQQFKTLMYGAVLIGLASVAGTYLFIDNMTNNQLERNALLETSIAHLDTELTEIQKLKQEKDAFLLKKNKIEELQLKRLQAAKILDSLNETIPDNTYLTSLEAVTADSYRLNGRTSSDNRVANMMRAMPNTGIFNQPELLSIKKNNSYQEFTLQATLQPIVKATGTTENPAQENKQEAN; translated from the coding sequence ATGAATAATTTAATTAAAATCAACCTTCTTCCCTATAGGGAGGAAATCAACAAGCGCAAACAGCAACAATTCAAAACGCTGATGTATGGTGCCGTATTAATTGGCCTCGCTTCCGTTGCGGGAACTTACCTGTTTATTGACAACATGACTAATAACCAGTTGGAAAGAAATGCCCTTCTAGAAACCTCTATCGCACACTTAGATACCGAACTGACTGAAATCCAAAAACTAAAACAAGAGAAAGATGCCTTTCTACTTAAGAAAAACAAAATTGAGGAGCTTCAGCTCAAACGTCTCCAGGCAGCAAAAATCCTTGATAGTCTAAACGAGACCATTCCGGACAACACTTATCTGACTTCACTCGAAGCCGTTACTGCCGATTCTTACCGACTAAACGGTAGAACGTCCAGCGACAACCGTGTTGCCAATATGATGAGAGCCATGCCCAATACCGGCATATTCAATCAACCTGAGCTATTGAGTATTAAGAAAAATAATTCATACCAAGAATTTACCTTACAAGCAACATTGCAACCTATCGTAAAGGCAACAGGAACCACAGAAAACCCGGCTCAAGAAAACAAACAGGAGGCAAACTAA
- a CDS encoding type IV pilus biogenesis protein PilM: protein MRLFNSLKNLKKTDAKFSKKSFELNNHAAIGIDIDQYSIKMVQLSGRSLNQIQLEKYVIAKLPKNIVQGNKVQNHDQLVTYLQQAYVKLNSSCKNIIAAIPQNLATAEQLVYTTKDTDLDLEEFVESAISEISSLEEVNYDYQVLTPPSADQTVLAVAARKDDIEPLIDAFAEAGMKLSALDIDIFGQYNAYTLWMNNFAPELSTEKVAIFGIYATRTYALIIQNGKVLYKQETSICEEQLNQLIQRTYQVTEEKAEEIINSPQKPSDYQENVADHFNEQITQEIQRVLQFYYTTQTADDMTNVKHILLTGTATRQEGIAQAVASQTNADVQCIHPATYFSNNLKTDKKQFELDAPILTTAFGLAARGL, encoded by the coding sequence ATGCGATTATTTAACAGCTTGAAAAACCTTAAAAAAACAGATGCCAAGTTCTCTAAGAAATCCTTTGAACTCAATAACCATGCAGCAATCGGCATCGATATCGACCAATATTCTATTAAAATGGTTCAATTGTCAGGACGTAGTTTAAACCAAATTCAGCTGGAAAAATACGTCATTGCCAAATTACCAAAGAATATCGTCCAAGGCAATAAAGTTCAAAATCACGATCAGCTTGTTACATATTTGCAACAGGCATATGTCAAACTGAACAGTTCCTGTAAAAATATTATCGCCGCCATACCGCAAAATTTGGCAACTGCCGAGCAGCTGGTATATACCACAAAAGATACCGATTTAGATTTAGAAGAATTTGTCGAATCCGCCATTTCCGAAATAAGTTCATTAGAAGAAGTCAATTACGATTATCAGGTTCTGACACCGCCTTCTGCCGACCAAACCGTTTTAGCCGTCGCAGCAAGAAAGGATGATATCGAACCTCTGATTGATGCATTTGCCGAGGCAGGCATGAAACTGTCCGCACTCGACATAGACATTTTCGGACAATATAACGCCTACACATTGTGGATGAATAACTTTGCTCCCGAACTTTCAACGGAAAAGGTCGCCATTTTTGGCATATATGCCACACGAACCTATGCGTTGATTATCCAAAACGGAAAAGTCCTTTACAAACAAGAAACCTCTATCTGTGAAGAACAGCTTAACCAGCTCATTCAACGCACCTATCAGGTAACAGAAGAAAAAGCTGAAGAAATCATCAACTCCCCGCAAAAGCCTTCTGATTACCAGGAAAACGTCGCCGACCATTTTAATGAACAAATCACTCAAGAAATACAAAGGGTCTTGCAGTTCTATTATACTACCCAGACTGCGGATGATATGACCAATGTTAAGCATATCCTACTGACAGGCACAGCAACACGTCAGGAAGGTATTGCACAGGCCGTAGCCTCTCAAACGAACGCAGACGTGCAGTGTATCCATCCTGCAACCTACTTTTCCAATAATCTAAAAACAGACAAAAAACAATTTGAACTTGATGCGCCCATATTAACTACGGCATTTGGTTTAGCTGCACGGGGACTATAA
- a CDS encoding penicillin-binding protein 1A yields MIKKIVTTCFGLVLGLCVFGVGLVAIAILVTYPKLPSLDSLQHYQPKMPLTIYSADGEVIGIYGEQRREFTKIGDFPEVLRNAVIAAEDKRFYQHWGVDVWGVARAAVGNIVSGSMQSGASTITQQVAKNFYLSSEKTFTRKFNEALLAYKIEQSLSKDKILELYFNQIYLGQRAYGFASAAQIYFNKDVKELTLAEAAMLAGLPKAPSAYNPIVNPERAKLRQKYILNNMLEEKMITLQQRDQALSEELHYERFVQKIDQSALYVAEMVRQELYEKYGEDAYTQGFKVYTTVRTDHQKVATEALRKALRNFDRGSSYRGAENYIDLSKSEDVEETVSQYLSGLYTVDKMVPAVVLDVTKKKNVVIQLPSGKRVTLDGRSLGFAARAVNNEKMGEDRIRRGSVIRVRNNGGRWVVVQEPLLQGALVSLDAKTGAVRALVGGYDFHSKTFNRAAQAMRQPGSSFKPFVYSAALSKGMTASTMVNDAPISLPGKGPNGSVWTPKNSDGRYSGYITLRQALTASKNMVSIRILMSIGVGYAQQYIQRFGFKPSELPASLSMALGTGETTPLKIAEAYSVFANGGYRVSSHVIDKIYDSDGRLRAQMQPLVAGQNAPQAIDPRNAYIMYKIMQDVVRVGTARGAAALGRSDIAGKTGTTNDNKDAWFVGFNPDVVTAVYIGFDKPKSMGRAGYGGTIAVPVWVDYMRFALKGRQGKGMKVPEGVVSSNGEYYMKERMVTDPGLILDNSGIAPQPSHRIREDKEVQAEDSEQGGADEVRQDVQETPVLPSNTGPKQPQLDSLF; encoded by the coding sequence ATGATTAAAAAGATTGTAACAACTTGTTTTGGTTTGGTTTTGGGATTGTGTGTGTTTGGCGTCGGTTTGGTTGCGATTGCTATTTTGGTAACGTATCCGAAATTACCTTCCTTAGATTCATTGCAACATTACCAACCTAAGATGCCGTTAACTATTTATTCAGCAGATGGAGAGGTTATCGGTATATACGGTGAGCAACGGCGAGAATTTACAAAAATCGGCGATTTCCCTGAGGTATTGAGGAATGCGGTTATTGCTGCCGAGGATAAACGGTTTTATCAGCATTGGGGTGTGGATGTTTGGGGTGTTGCAAGGGCGGCTGTTGGTAATATCGTGTCCGGCAGCATGCAGTCGGGTGCGAGTACGATTACGCAGCAGGTGGCGAAGAATTTTTATTTGAGCAGTGAAAAGACATTTACACGGAAGTTCAATGAGGCGTTGCTTGCTTATAAAATCGAGCAGTCTTTGAGTAAGGATAAAATCCTTGAGCTGTATTTCAATCAAATTTATTTGGGTCAGCGCGCTTATGGTTTCGCGTCTGCTGCGCAAATCTATTTTAATAAAGATGTCAAAGAGTTGACTCTGGCGGAAGCCGCCATGCTGGCGGGGTTGCCTAAGGCTCCATCTGCCTATAACCCTATTGTTAATCCGGAACGAGCCAAGTTGCGTCAAAAGTATATTTTGAACAACATGCTTGAGGAAAAGATGATTACCTTGCAACAGCGCGATCAGGCGTTGAGTGAGGAACTGCATTATGAGCGGTTTGTCCAGAAAATTGATCAGAGTGCTCTATATGTTGCAGAAATGGTGCGTCAGGAACTGTATGAGAAATATGGTGAAGATGCCTATACGCAGGGTTTTAAGGTTTATACCACGGTCCGCACCGATCATCAGAAGGTGGCAACCGAGGCGTTGCGTAAAGCGTTGCGGAATTTTGATCGCGGCAGCAGTTATCGTGGTGCGGAAAACTATATCGATTTGAGTAAGAGTGAAGATGTCGAAGAGACTGTCAGCCAGTATCTTTCGGGACTTTATACCGTCGATAAAATGGTTCCCGCTGTCGTATTGGATGTGACTAAAAAGAAAAATGTCGTCATACAGTTGCCCAGTGGTAAGCGGGTTACGCTTGACGGCCGTTCCTTAGGTTTTGCAGCCCGCGCGGTCAATAATGAAAAAATGGGAGAGGACCGTATCCGCAGGGGTTCGGTTATACGTGTTAGGAACAATGGCGGGCGTTGGGTAGTCGTTCAAGAGCCGCTCCTGCAGGGTGCTTTGGTTTCCTTGGATGCCAAAACCGGTGCGGTGCGCGCGCTGGTCGGCGGTTATGACTTCCACAGCAAAACATTCAACCGTGCCGCCCAAGCTATGCGGCAGCCGGGTTCGTCATTTAAGCCGTTTGTTTATTCGGCAGCTTTATCTAAGGGTATGACTGCCTCTACAATGGTTAACGACGCGCCGATTTCTCTGCCGGGGAAAGGGCCGAACGGTTCGGTTTGGACACCTAAAAATTCAGACGGCAGATATTCGGGCTACATTACTTTGAGGCAGGCATTGACTGCTTCTAAAAATATGGTTTCTATCCGTATCCTGATGTCTATCGGCGTGGGTTATGCGCAGCAATATATCCAGCGTTTCGGCTTTAAACCGTCTGAACTGCCGGCCAGTCTTTCTATGGCTTTAGGTACGGGCGAGACGACTCCTTTGAAGATAGCGGAGGCTTATAGTGTGTTTGCAAATGGGGGGTATAGGGTCTCTTCGCATGTAATCGATAAAATTTACGACAGCGACGGCAGGTTGCGTGCGCAAATGCAACCCTTGGTGGCTGGGCAAAATGCACCTCAGGCAATTGATCCGCGCAATGCCTATATTATGTATAAGATTATGCAGGATGTCGTTCGCGTCGGTACAGCAAGGGGGGCGGCCGCGTTGGGTAGGTCGGATATTGCCGGTAAAACAGGTACAACCAATGATAACAAGGATGCGTGGTTTGTCGGTTTTAATCCTGATGTGGTTACTGCCGTATATATTGGTTTTGACAAGCCTAAGAGTATGGGGCGTGCCGGCTATGGTGGCACGATTGCCGTACCGGTTTGGGTAGACTATATGCGTTTTGCACTGAAGGGCAGGCAGGGTAAAGGAATGAAAGTGCCTGAGGGGGTAGTCAGCAGTAATGGTGAATACTATATGAAGGAACGCATGGTAACCGATCCGGGGCTGATTTTGGATAATAGCGGTATCGCACCGCAACCCTCCCATCGGATTAGGGAGGATAAAGAGGTACAGGCTGAAGACAGCGAACAAGGGGGGGCTGACGAAGTACGTCAAGATGTACAGGAGACCCCTGTGCTTCCAAGTAATACGGGTCCCAAACAGCCGCAATTGGATTCCCTGTTTTAA